Within the Pseudorasbora parva isolate DD20220531a chromosome 20, ASM2467924v1, whole genome shotgun sequence genome, the region TGAAAACATATGTGACTGAATCTGAACACTTCCTGCTTCCCTTAGTGACTCATGCAAGGTGACTAACAGATGCAATGTTAGTCAACTTCACAGAGGTTTCAGATGTTTTCATAAAGGAATTGGGTataaatatatcatatatataaatatatcattctaatacttgggtataaaagattggtacttactcatgtttgagtttgCAGATGCTGACGCTCCAATTCACCGCCGTCCTCCCTACCACCTCCAAGTCAAGTCCTTCCCTACATCCACCCCACTaccaccaggatggtccctTACATACCTCACAGGGGGACTGCTGTACCTCTGCCTTtgtcttcaggcaggatatgcagagtctGGAACCTCAGATTGTGAGCTACGAACGGGGCCTATGCaaaagtactttattgcttgctgggttgttaataaatggatacttgtcacagtatttattctcccgagtctttctggcaaaAACTGGAAATGAAGCATAAAAGTCCAAACAAACAAGGAACATGTAACAAAGGAACAGTGTAAGACATAAATTCACACTTactaaaatacatttaagtttGTTAGATGTGAAATTGCAATTGCGAGAACTAATGTAAGAATTACAAGAAATCAAATTTCAATTATGTGAATTACAGTCGCAATTGTGATATATAATTGTGATCTCAAGAAATGTCAAAACCACAAAACATAAAGTTGTAAAATAAAATCCGAAAAATAAAACCATGTCAACCATTCCAAAACCAATCATGGCAGACTTACTAACTCTGGAACTCTCCAGATCTTCATTCTTCTTCAGGTGACATCAAAATAAAGAGTGCTAGTACACTGTCTGCCCCTCGGTAGATTCAGTGTGATAACATGAATGTGGACCACAGAAAAGGAAACCTGAGAAGATATTGAAGACTACTCTGCTGAAAAATCCATCATGACTGCTGGTCCACCAGACTATACCTGCTCTATGAGCAGTTTCCATCGGTGTAGAGGACTAATTTTCTATGGATTTTATCTGCGCTTAAAGGTTGTGAATGGAGCCATGTGTAAAGAAAGTTCAATGTTTAACAGAACATAATTAAGTTTTATCTTACAAGGTTGTGACCTAACATGTTTGTTGTCTGGCCCAGATGAGCTCTGATAACAGTATTTGGATACTGTAGGTCGAGACGAATATAGTTCCACTGCTTGAATCAAAGCCAGCCCATTGGATCgatcaatcaattaatcaatcaatcaatccagTCAGGTTAGATTAGGCAAGGGGGAAGCTTAGGGGACAAAGCCCATTCACAAGGGTTTGGTTTCACAAAGATCAGCTCACTGATTTCCACCTGAACAATGGAGAAATGGAAGAGCTTTCAATAATTGAACAGACTGGTGGTGTTACGCAACAGGCCTTACGAGTGGGCTGCCAGAGAGAAGGGCAGCGAAGCAAAAGAGAGGCTGATCCAGGGGACGGGTGCCTGGGAATGCGTGGGAAGAAGGTCTGTGGAAAGATTTCAAATATAAGTGTAAAATGCTGCTATATGGACGCATCTTCATTACGGTGCTTTCTGTAGCCTTGTGATTTCACAAGTAAAGACATCCGTAAATGTGCTCTCCTCCTGCTGTGCTTCCCCATGTGCGAACATATGCCAGCATAAAAGACGCTGTATTTTTAGCCTAGTCTACAATAACTCCCAGAATGCCTGTGGTAACGAGTGTGTAGCTCTTTTACTCACTGCATTCACGTTAGGTTGTGCATCTCTGCCCGTGTGTGCGCAAGCGTACACGCTCGTTCTCCCTGTAGGCGTACAGGCCCCAGTTTTATCGTTCTGTGGCTGAATCACTAGCTCTTCACTCCCTCTCCTCTTTTCTGCCTACCTCTCCTTCTTTTTTAACTCTCAtttttattctctctctctctctctctctctctctctctctctctctctctctctctctctctctctctctctctctctctctctctctctctctctctctctctctctctctctctctctctctctctctctccaggtCTGTATATTTTTCCCGGCTTCTATCCTCCCACGCCAACCTCACATGCACTGAGCTCAAGGCTCTGCCAAAACCGCCCTGCTTCTTAAACCATGTGTATGCATACACACCTCAATGGAAAATGCACAACAGATCGCTTTTCAATGTAGTGGCTATTGAAGGTAGTAAAAATAGCAAGTGGGCTATTAATAGTCTTTGTATTTGCCCTTTTTTGAATATGAcgctaatttatatatatatgtgtgtgtgtgtgtgtgtgtgtgtgtgtgtatatagcaGAGGACTTCATCCAGATGGTGGAGGACCGGATGGCAGTGTTTTTTTGGGAACCAgaccaatattttttttccctttttcatCTCTCTCATCTCTGTCTCTCCTCATCCTTCTGTCTCCTTTTCTCTCGCCTCATCTGTCCTTACCCGCAGGTTCTGCAGCCGCTGTGACTGGCCCCCCGGAGGTATCACCTACACGCAACACTGGCCTCGAGTCATGTAGGAGGTCCGGAAGAATAAAAGGGAGGAGTCACAACAATGAAGGAAGAGAGAAGACAATGGGCCTGGAATTTCCATTGTATTTTTGTGTTTAAGCATCAGTCGCTGCAGCTTtacttttatttagttttattattattaaaatgtacattaatAGTTTACAGGCTCCTGTCTGCTTCTTCCCTGAACCATTAAAATCGTTACAATGAGTTCATCCAAATACTTGCTTAAAATTAGGGCATTTGACGAAAATGTCATTCCGTTTAAACCATGAAGGCAAGCCAGTGAATAATgatttcctgtagctcaaccagtagagcatggcgctagcaacgccaaggtcatgggttcaattcccagggaaagcaagaactgacaataatgtttaaaaaaatgtgtaccttgaatgcaatgtaagtcgctttggataaaagcgtctgccaaatgcataaatgtaaatgtaatacaCAAGCAATGTGCACACTAGAGTTATGCTGGTGAAGGAGTATCATTTATTACTCCCAGTCATTTATTCACTACAAAAAATGAAAGTCTAAACTGACCGAGCTTTCGCTATCTGAAGTTGCTTTAATGTGGCATGTTATCTCAGATATGATGAGAACTGAATCTACTTCAACATTTGTTGATAATATAGGAACATTGTAATTTATTTCCTTGTGTTAAACCAGCTGTTTTTGAAATGAGGAGTAATAATCTAACATTTGTATTATCCTTGCAGTGTGTCAGTAATGAGAAAATGCATCATGAaatgaattatatataaattaattgtaataatcatttaataataaaagcagcctaataatttaataaattcattgGAAATGCAAAATCTTGATATCGCCTATTGTCCGCTATTGTCAATACACAATATTTTCATCTATCGGCGCAAATATCCTCCACAACCGACTGCAAACTGCCATTCAGATATGCCTCCATTTAGTTAGCAATGCACAACTTCTATGATCCAATCAATTTCTGAGGGATGAAATACGCCACAATACGTCACAATATCGATACATGCGATAAAACATCCatttcatgccgactttaaaCCTTTGAAATGGAACAGAAATAAAAACTCCTTGTTGAGGCATGATGAggattttaatttgttttatttatcaaTGTGAATCCTTAAAGCTTTCATGTATCCTAAAGTTTCAGTTAAAATGAATTTAgaaaaacattcttcaaaaactgtttaaaaaaaaagtgactgAAAATGGTCATAGTGTCATGTTTTAGAACACACCTTGTCAGCACATAAATATTTTACACATTAAATGTATGCCAACTACCAACAaataatgaaatgatttgattatttcataacaacaacaaaaaaagcttttccCAGCATTTGCATGATTCATGTCAGAGCAACGTAAGCCCAGAGCTGCCTGCATGCATAATATCAAAGTGCTTTAGTTTCATTTATGGCATAACACTCGTATGACAAGCCCAACATGGAAACCAGGCTCTGTTTTTAGAAAAGAAGCCATTTAATACAGAAATGCTTTTGAATTCACTCGTTTATCCATGctgaaaaattcagctttgctggTCACCAGCATAAGGTATGTTTTGTAATGATAACCAGCTGCAGAACCGCAGAGCCATACATCACAGGAGTCTGAGGACAGCAGTGACAGGCCTCAGACCAGTTTTAGGGTGGAGCTTATGGTGTCATTAAGGATAGGTTTAGTGGTTGGGTGGGGTTGGGCATTCGTTAAGGTTGAGCATATAGTTGCAGTGAAGGGTAGGGTTCGTGGTTGGGTTGGGATACAACCCAGCCACTAACTTCCAGCCTGGTGTTGCTGTGACATGTGGTTCTGCAGTTagatatatttcatgttttgcaCCAGATAGCCCAGCACCATGGCAAATCTAAACAGCATAAACCAGCCTGTATGGAAATCATGCTGGTTTATTCTGGATTTTTCAGCAAGGATACCAAACCCTTCcatctttgaaaaaaataaaacaaaaaatgatgCCAAGAAAGTTAGAAGCCTGTATGATTATGTAAATACACAAAGATTCAGAACCCTGGTTATATCGTTTATATTGTTTTATCCATTCGGTATCACAGTTGGAAGTTTGAATCTGATATACTGTTAGATAATGTATTAACAACTTTTAATCATTGCCATTTTTTGTTTCCATTTTCATAATCTACATAAATTACATGAAAAACTCTTTTTTGGTCCACTGTTTTGCATTTGTATTGTATTCTTTAACGTTTCatataaaagtgtgtgtttCTCAAACTGCAGACATCTATATTCACAGTAAATAAACACCACTCTGGCATGTATTTCTTTTATACAGACAACACaatttctttgtaaaaaatagtttttttaaagAGTTTTCACCTCAGCTATTTAACTTGCTGGCAAAGCATTACAGTTGTGATGTTTAGTATTTAAGTTAATAAATGCCCCGGAGAACGAATTAAAGGGTTGTAAAACACCTATGCTGGTTAAGATGCCTACACATCGTTAGCATGGTCAAATCAACACATCATCTGTAGATCCTTTATTTTACCTTTCGTACTTTTATGTCATTCTTGCTGCGAAACCTATCAATACATAAATTCTCATTAAAGTGCATTAGATTTTAAAAGACAACATGTACACTCAAATTAAAGGTATTCTTTTTTTAGACCGCAACTCACATTGATACGGATATTGAAAGTAATGGCAGTTTTTACCTATTACAGTCCCTGATTTAGATCTTTGCGTATGATACAGCACTATTGCCGCTTTTGCTTAGCATCACTCAGAATCGTCTAATAGCTTTAAACAAAAACTGTTTACTGTTTCTAGACTTTGTTTTAATTATAGTTTTGTGGagtcttattttaaattgaagtgtTTCACTTCTATTGCATACTCACTTTGCCCTAACACGTTAAGCACACATGACAGGATAATTTGACTGGATATGAAGTTGTGCATTCACAAGCATATTATGCATGACCACACTGAGGTAGATCCAAAGAAACCAATGAGCAAAACACAGCCATTGCAAAAGAATACATAAAGATGAAAAACACACAACATGTTTCACACttctttgaaaatgaatgcctGATCCAGCGAGATGTACTTAATTCTATTTTATGTACAAGAATGTTGAGGGACCATGTCCTGAAATTCATTCCCAGCAGCTCTGGAATATCCCTCGACACATCACGTACGCTTAAGATTTGCAAATGTTTTACAGTAACTATTGCATGTCGAGACACTCTGTCAGTTAGAGGACTGAAGGCactattaaattattttttaaataataattattaaatatgcaattataatgtattaaatataatgtatattttaataataattacaattatttaatGTAGATACATATACCAAATGATTAATTAAGCATAGTATTgaatatgtacatttaaaaagctTTAACAAATGAAGtcatacttttaaaaatgtaatactgCCTAGAACAGATtttaaatcgtttttttttttttttaaagatgtttaaGAAAGTTGTGCTTTAATGGGCAGTGGTTGTAGTCCAAGAGAGTCGTATACTGTCGGCTTGGCTATATGTGAGAAAGTTCATATTAATGTCATGTATTAATTAAAGCAAGATACATAGTACCATATCAAACAGACCTTAACGTTTCATAAAACATGCCATGATCTGCATAATAAATCAACATTCAGTTTGTAAATGGATTAAAGTAGCCTTAATGAGCAAATAAACAAgtacataaataaattatgaaCATATGGTACAAAAAAGTAATTGTTCTACATGCAAATCTAATTTTTGCAAATGAGTCCTTGAATAACTGATAACATTTTGGGATAAGGTGCATCGTAAAACGTAAAGTCATTTATATATCCAAGTACTCCATCCGATGAAGTTATTCTGTCTTTTACTTACATATTATTTGGTGTCCATAGGCATATTTTAGACTACCATTCTTCAAACTGAATCAAAGCAACTCTTGTGGACATTAGCAATGAAATAATACATTATCAGAGGCCCAGTTAAAGCATTCTGATATAAGAATTGACTACACTATGTACAGTCTTGTAATGGCCTAGAATGACACTTGAAATCTATACATCTGTGAGACGCTTCCCTTTATTTACACAGTTCTGATTCGCAACTGTGCAGTTCCCAGTTCGCAGGTTCGCCTCTCGAAAATTGTCAATGCTGTTATTGAGGTCATCATCAATCTCCATGTATTCTGATTTGCTGACGACAGACGAGCTGCGACGACTGGAGTTGGAGTCGGACGCGAGATTTGGATTGCTCACTGTGAGGAGCTGTGCCTGTTCATCACCTTCGGTTTCTCTGTGATAGAAATAGTTAAAATTGGACACAATCACAGGCACTGGAAGCGCGATCGTTAGCACTCCAGCAATGGCACAAAGAGAGCCTACTATCTTGCCCCCAATCGTAACGGGGTACATGTCTCCATACCCCACGGTTGTCATCGAAACCACTGCCCACCAGAAAGCATCTGGGATACTTGTGAAGAAGGAATCCTTCTCTTCGGCCTCGGCAAAATACACCGCGCTGGAAAACAAGATGACACcgatgaaaagaaaaaagatgagAAGTCCTAGCTCACGCATGCTGGCTTTCAGAGTCTGGCCCAAGATCTGAAGCCCCTTGGAGTGTCTGGACAGCTTAAATATCCGAAACACCCTAACCAAGCGGATGACCCTGAGAATGGCAAGAGACGTGGCCTGCTCTCCTCCACCCTTCATCTCCTTTGCACTATCAGGGTCCTCTGCCAACTCCGTTCCGAGAGTTATGAAATATGGAATAATGGACACTATGTCGATCGTGTTCATCATGTTTTTGAAGAAGGCAGGTTTACTTGGGCAAGCGAAAAAACGGACAATCAACTCAAAAGAAAACCAGATGATGCAGAGTGTCTCCACAACAAAGAACGGGTCGGTAAAAATATTTGGTTTGTAGTAGAACGTGCTGTTGCCTATCACCTGGAGCCGTCCATGTGGATCCTCTTTCAACTCTGGTAAAGTCTCCAAACAAAATATGACAATAGAAATGAGAATAACCATGACAGAGACAATCGCGATCCCTCTGGCAGGGCCTGAGCTCTCGGGATACTCAAACAGCAGCCAAATCTGTCTCTGAAACTCATTCTCCGGCAGGGGGCGCTCTTCCTCACGAATAAACCCTTCATCCTCTCTAAATTTTTCCATAGCTTCTTCTCCAAGCTcataaaacttaatttcttcCGAGAACATATCCAAGGGTACGTTGACGGGTCTTCTTAACCTTCCTCCTGACTGATAGTAGTAGAGGATGGCATCGAAGCTTGGCCGGTTTCTGTCAAAGAAGTACTCGTTCCTTAAAGGGTCAAAGTAGCGCATCCTTTTTTTGGGGTTGCCTAGTAGGGTTTCGGGGAATTGGGCAAGGGTCTTGAGTTGTGTCTCAAAACGCAGCCCTGAGATGTTGATGACCACCCGCTCACAGCACTCGGGGGAATACTGTGAGTCCTGCGGTTGCCCCTGCAGAGTGGAGGACGTCTCATCTATATTATCTCCAGCAACCACCACAGTCATCCTGGAGATCAAACTCGCAGTACTGGATGACAGTGGATGTTCAGGTGGGTTGAGTACGCATCTGGCGCCCAGGAGTTTGAATAGTCAATGACCCAATAGGACATCCAGCATCATGTTCCACCAAATTTCGACCATCTCCATGTCCTATGGAGCACTGTGCCTACTTCATGTCCTCACCTAGTCTGCCAGAAAATTAAGGGGAGTAATGAGATATCACAGATGACAGAATAGAAATATGTCCTATACccagataataataaaaaaatcacatacctagattaaaaaaagaatcCACAGGGATGCAATAAGAAATTGCTacctatgtgtatatgtatattttcaatcatatttcttttggaattcaaaaataaaacaaaaggtCTGTTAAAACACAAAGTTCCTTCACAATTTGCCAGtctaagaagaaaaaaaatgattttaatcaTCTTTTGCTCTGTGAATTTCTTCAGTCCGCTAGCAAGATATCACACTACAATGCATGTAACATTCTGGTTAAGACTGCACAATAATATCTAAAACAATTCTATGGATCAAATAAGATCTGATTGGGTGAAATTAATTTGTGTTGCTTGTCGAATAGAATTCCAAGCGTCCTGAAAGCAAGTT harbors:
- the kcna1b gene encoding potassium voltage-gated channel subfamily A member 1, whose translation is MTVVVAGDNIDETSSTLQGQPQDSQYSPECCERVVINISGLRFETQLKTLAQFPETLLGNPKKRMRYFDPLRNEYFFDRNRPSFDAILYYYQSGGRLRRPVNVPLDMFSEEIKFYELGEEAMEKFREDEGFIREEERPLPENEFQRQIWLLFEYPESSGPARGIAIVSVMVILISIVIFCLETLPELKEDPHGRLQVIGNSTFYYKPNIFTDPFFVVETLCIIWFSFELIVRFFACPSKPAFFKNMMNTIDIVSIIPYFITLGTELAEDPDSAKEMKGGGEQATSLAILRVIRLVRVFRIFKLSRHSKGLQILGQTLKASMRELGLLIFFLFIGVILFSSAVYFAEAEEKDSFFTSIPDAFWWAVVSMTTVGYGDMYPVTIGGKIVGSLCAIAGVLTIALPVPVIVSNFNYFYHRETEGDEQAQLLTVSNPNLASDSNSSRRSSSVVSKSEYMEIDDDLNNSIDNFREANLRTGNCTVANQNCVNKGKRLTDV